Genomic segment of Prochlorococcus marinus CUG1433:
CTTACTAAAACACCATCACCAAGAAGTTCAGTTATCTTGCTATGGGTCTTTTGAATTCGATAAACATCAAAACTATGGATTCCAATACTCTGATAAGTGATCCATTCTGTTCTTATGATTTCATTTGTCTTGGGATGCTTGGTTTCATATTCTTTGATGCTGGCAGGTCCAAGATAAACTGCCTGTTTGATACCATCTTCAATTCCATTTGCTTTAAGAAAATTCATAGTCTTTTTCATTGACTCCTTATGCTTGTTGAATGAGTCAATCTGAGTTTGCCCCGTAGCCCTTACCTGAACGGACCATTTGGCAATATCACTCTCAAAACTTTCAGTACTTGCACCTGTAACAGTGATAGAATTTTCAACCATCCTGAACCCTCTTACGAGGACCGTAGAGGCGCCTATAAATCCTCCGACAGACAAGACAGCCATTGCGAAAACAAGTGGTGGGGTGCGGCGTATAACATTCAGAGAATCGCCTGGCAACGACCTGAGCCTCTTAATAATTTTCATTGTCTATAAGTATGTGTGTAAGAACTTTTTAACAGCTGAACCGAAAGAAAAATATTAGAAAATCCCTGACTTTTATTCCTTCAGTTCTATCTGGCCATTAATGGGAACATCTTATATTGATGTGCCAATTTTGGAGTCGGTTACTTATTTTGCCAAATGAAATTACGATCCGCAA
This window contains:
- a CDS encoding SIMPL domain-containing protein, giving the protein MKIIKRLRSLPGDSLNVIRRTPPLVFAMAVLSVGGFIGASTVLVRGFRMVENSITVTGASTESFESDIAKWSVQVRATGQTQIDSFNKHKESMKKTMNFLKANGIEDGIKQAVYLGPASIKEYETKHPKTNEIIRTEWITYQSIGIHSFDVYRIQKTHSKITELLGDGVLVRPSSPEYTYSKLADKRVDMLAKAAKDARTRAEAIALQAGSEVGGLKKVNTGVFQITVPNSTKVSSWGSYDTSTIKKDITAVMGVTFAVK